Sequence from the Terriglobales bacterium genome:
GTTCTGGAGCTTTGCCTCCGGGAAGAAAGATCCGGCGTGCTTCTTCCGTCTTTTGCATCTTGGGTTCTTCTTCAACCCAGAAGTCGTGGATGAGCTCCGGCACGGCATACCCGTGTTCGGCATAATAAATTGCCGGTGTGAACAGATCTTTCCAGGGCAGGCGGCCAAAGCGCCGATGGGCCTGGCTCCAGCCTTCCACAGCGCCCGGAACCGTGACGGTATGAATGCCCTCGTGAGGCATGGAGGTGATTCCCTGTTGAGCGAGAAAATCAATGGTTAGCTTCCGTGGCGCCCAGCCGCTGGAATTCAGACCGTATAGCTTGCCCGTCTTGGCGTCCCAATAAATTAGAAACAGGTCGCCACCCATACCGTTCATCATGGGCTCGGTGACCCCCAGGACCGCGTTGGCTGTGATGGCGGCGTCAATGGCAGATCCGCCGCGTGCCAGAGTTTGTGCGCCCGCCTGCGAGGCCAGATAGTGACTGGTTGCGACGATGCCCCGGTCGGTGACCACCATCGAGCGGCCATAAGAACGGTCTTGAGATGAAACCATCGCAGGCACTCCCAGAAGCAGTATCGCGAGTATGAGAATAGAACGAAGCATACGCACCTCAGGCATGATTCAAGTAAAAGGCATGATTATAGCTGTGTTCACTGCGCGAGCGGCGTGCTGCAACAATGTCGGCAAAGGTACTGGCAATAAATTTACAATTTATCCGTTCAATTGCTTGCTTTGGCGGCAACTTAAAACTACAATTTATGCACCTGAATTGTTTCTTTGGAGTGAGTTTCTTATGTCTTTTGACCGTTTTTTATCCCGCTTTTCGGCCATCGCTTTAGGATTGCTCATATTTACGGCACCGGTTTGGGCGCAATCCTCCGCCACGGATAACTCCAAAGCGCAAAGTTCCGATCAAAAGCAAACCAAAACCAAGCAGGATGAAGTTGATCCTCTAAAGCGTCCGCTCACCGAGAAAGAGAAAGCGAGAAACGCTAAGGCTTTCAAACATGAGGTTAGCGAAACCTACAAGAAATGGCTCAACGAAGATGTTCGCTACATCATTACCTCGGAAGAAGAATCGGTCTTCAAGGCGCTCTCTAACGATGAGGAGCGCGACCAGTTTATTGAGCAGTTCTGGCTTCGCCGTGATCCCACACCAGACACTCCCGAGAACGAATTCAAAGAAGAGCACTACCGGCGCATTGCCTACTCGAATGAGCATTTCGCCGCTGGTATCCCCGGATGGAAGACCGACCGTGGTCGCATGTACATCATGTACGGTCCACCTGACGAAATTGAGTCACATCCCTCGGGCGGCACCTATGAGCGTCCTATAGAAGAAGGTGGCGGCACAACGTCTACCTATCCCTTCGAGGACTGGCGCTATCGTTATATAGAGGGCATCGGCCAGGAGGTCATCATCGAGTTTGTGGATGACTGCCAGTGCGGCGCCTATGAGATGACGATGGACCGCTCCAAAAAAGATGCGCTTCTCTATGTGCCCAATGCCGGCCTGACCTTTTCAGAACAGATGGGCCAGACGGACAAAACCAGCCGGTTTACGGGCGGCGGTCTGGAAAGGCTGGGACTCGATCCCGGCCAGGCTAGCGCGCAACAGGGCAAGGAATTTGACCGGCTCGAGCAGTTCTTCAAACTGCAGAGGCCCCCGGCAGTCAAGTTCAAAGATCTGGAAGAAGTCGTAACCCACAAGATCAGCAT
This genomic interval carries:
- a CDS encoding GWxTD domain-containing protein codes for the protein MSFDRFLSRFSAIALGLLIFTAPVWAQSSATDNSKAQSSDQKQTKTKQDEVDPLKRPLTEKEKARNAKAFKHEVSETYKKWLNEDVRYIITSEEESVFKALSNDEERDQFIEQFWLRRDPTPDTPENEFKEEHYRRIAYSNEHFAAGIPGWKTDRGRMYIMYGPPDEIESHPSGGTYERPIEEGGGTTSTYPFEDWRYRYIEGIGQEVIIEFVDDCQCGAYEMTMDRSKKDALLYVPNAGLTFSEQMGQTDKTSRFTGGGLERLGLDPGQASAQQGKEFDRLEQFFKLQRPPAVKFKDLEEVVTHKISMNLMPFDVRADFVKVTSDTVLVPVTIQVQNKDITFENKDGVARGVINIFGRVTTITDRIAQTFEDTVGVDVPGELLDKTLLNHSIYWKALPLRPGRYRMDIVVKDVKGDHVGSWSKAITVPEFSDDKLATSSLIIADLMEKVPSKSVGAGNFVIGDTKVRPRMDASDGKPASFKRDQKMNFWMQVYNLGIDEQSKKSSATIEYDVVNTATNKAVAHMVESTDKMGNVGDQITLEKSMPLASLPPGTYRLTIKVNDNISKQTISPSASFAVE